A section of the Microbulbifer pacificus genome encodes:
- a CDS encoding J domain-containing protein translates to MTNCWDVLELTHDSDRTQVRRAYARLIKQFRPDESPLEFQKIHDAYEEALNWLRYPEAVRQTLSGHEEAVDGESEQVSGQDGMRELAEGFLPPGMTQEIIGRINEAIAGLADSEMMVEVDGFRISRGEMPEQGFRVERIYSPENDECRDNLGEDYRNALDEALATVDEILEKPDRANAKYWDFLADCPFLLDQEFRFHLTGNLLRKIARFNLSRKGASEAPVGVTAMQTLDRYLNFSGLSHEDFYQLSEREWFALRMPDQTLSASSVGMAEHGLKGGKLLKGKSLPDLSERSGSFWVDLGKFAVFGAVMAAVILGAIVLVSMGKGLLLYGFVAIGAIKFFAALFWGEHEKL, encoded by the coding sequence GTGACCAATTGCTGGGATGTACTTGAACTTACCCATGACAGCGACCGTACGCAAGTCCGCAGGGCCTACGCCCGCCTTATTAAGCAGTTTCGCCCGGACGAATCCCCGCTGGAATTCCAGAAAATACATGATGCCTACGAGGAAGCCCTGAACTGGTTGCGATATCCCGAAGCGGTGCGGCAGACATTATCTGGCCACGAGGAAGCGGTAGACGGAGAAAGTGAGCAGGTCTCTGGTCAGGATGGTATGCGGGAACTTGCGGAAGGGTTTTTACCGCCGGGAATGACTCAGGAAATAATTGGCCGGATCAATGAAGCCATCGCCGGGCTTGCCGATAGCGAGATGATGGTCGAAGTCGATGGCTTCAGGATTTCCAGGGGAGAGATGCCCGAACAGGGATTCCGGGTTGAGCGAATTTACTCCCCTGAAAACGATGAGTGCCGGGACAATCTCGGCGAAGACTATCGCAATGCCCTGGACGAGGCACTTGCGACAGTGGACGAAATCCTTGAGAAGCCGGATAGGGCCAATGCCAAATATTGGGATTTTCTCGCCGACTGCCCGTTTTTACTGGATCAGGAGTTCCGCTTTCATTTAACTGGGAACCTGTTGCGGAAAATTGCGCGATTCAATCTTTCTCGGAAAGGTGCCAGTGAAGCCCCGGTTGGGGTAACAGCTATGCAGACACTGGATCGCTACCTGAATTTCAGCGGATTGAGTCACGAAGATTTTTACCAACTCAGTGAGCGAGAGTGGTTTGCACTGCGTATGCCCGATCAGACGCTCTCGGCTTCGAGCGTTGGAATGGCAGAACACGGGCTAAAAGGTGGAAAGCTACTCAAGGGGAAATCCCTGCCTGACCTCTCTGAGCGATCGGGTAGTTTCTGGGTTGACCTGGGAAAATTTGCCGTATTTGGTGCGGTGATGGCCGCCGTAATTCTCGGCGCGATTGTATTGGTTAGTATGGGGAAAGGATTACTGCTATATGGCTTTGTGGCCATAGGAGCCATAAAATTTTTTGCTGCCTTGTTTTGGGGGGAGCACGAAAAACTGTAA
- a CDS encoding DUF1993 domain-containing protein, producing MANQEITEIKRIFTSRLDVLDHILSIGEKHTADTGALLQERLAEDMFPFGAQVALVCNQPRGFAQWCAGQPVENLSIEVASLEQARAHIAETKKMVEGITADDSKLDEVKRIGLGPGRYAELPARQYINDYLVPNVYFHISMAYAILRKLGAPIGKADYMTYLAPHIKQEA from the coding sequence ATGGCAAACCAAGAAATCACCGAGATCAAACGCATCTTTACTTCCAGACTGGATGTGCTCGACCATATTCTGTCAATCGGCGAGAAGCATACTGCCGATACCGGCGCGCTGCTGCAGGAGCGCCTGGCGGAGGATATGTTCCCGTTTGGCGCGCAGGTGGCTCTGGTGTGCAACCAGCCGCGCGGCTTCGCGCAATGGTGCGCCGGTCAGCCGGTTGAGAACCTGAGCATTGAGGTGGCGTCGCTGGAGCAAGCGCGCGCGCATATTGCTGAGACCAAGAAAATGGTTGAGGGCATTACCGCCGATGACAGCAAGCTGGATGAAGTGAAGCGCATCGGCCTCGGCCCGGGCCGCTATGCCGAACTGCCGGCACGCCAGTACATCAACGATTACCTGGTGCCGAATGTGTATTTCCACATTTCCATGGCTTACGCGATTCTGCGCAAGCTGGGTGCCCCGATCGGCAAGGCCGATTACATGACCTACCTCGCGCCGCATATCAAGCAGGAAGCATAA
- a CDS encoding cupin domain-containing protein, with protein MKIFLTALTFITAAFLGLASHADDAGFAIEEESELAVPQPGPHQGGGATTAFPFFSGVPDLEIVFRKRILHPGAAIGYHEQHKDEIYYVASGTGELTMNGEKSQVGPGTSILTRQGNSHGLRQTGSEDLVIFIVYRKDG; from the coding sequence ATGAAAATTTTCTTAACTGCTCTCACGTTTATTACTGCAGCTTTTCTGGGGCTTGCCAGCCATGCGGATGATGCGGGCTTCGCAATAGAAGAGGAATCGGAACTCGCAGTACCGCAGCCCGGTCCACACCAGGGCGGCGGCGCGACCACGGCATTTCCATTTTTTTCTGGCGTACCCGATCTGGAGATCGTGTTCCGCAAGCGCATCTTGCACCCGGGCGCAGCGATTGGATATCACGAGCAGCACAAGGATGAAATCTATTATGTGGCGAGTGGTACCGGTGAGCTGACCATGAATGGGGAAAAGTCGCAGGTTGGCCCCGGCACGTCCATCCTGACGCGACAGGGGAATTCCCACGGGTTGCGGCAAACGGGCTCCGAGGACCTGGTGATTTTTATCGTCTACCGCAAGGATGGATGA
- a CDS encoding molecular chaperone HscC, with translation MTILAIDLGTTNSACAIWRDNEAVVIPNKLGELLTPSVIGIDGSGEILVGRAAKERLITCPDDTVAVFKRLMGTSHKVVIGRQTFTAVELSSLVIKSLKEDAEAFLGEPIEQAVISVPAYFNDNQRYATKKAGELAGLNVNRLINEPTAAAMAYGLHEKKEGTFVIVDLGGGTLDVTVLEFFEGVMQVHASSGDNFLGGEDFVEAMVEAVLKLVECKASELTSAEKHQLHMKMETAKRRISSAPQKIEFSVAGTSKTATVDSDWFNRAMTPLLVRLQRPVENAMRDAGISPQQIDEVVLVGGSTKLAAVRSAVGKIFRRLPACTIDPDFAVVRGGAVQAGLMEKNAALDDMVLTDVCPFTLGIDSTTTVNGQLVPTYTPIIERNATVPVSRVERFSTVNDNQTKIAVKVYQGEHRQTSKNVFLGSLDVAVPSNKGGEESIDVRFSYDMNGILDVDVTVISTGRKYNKVIKNSPASLSEEEFRNSLNRLEKLKFHPRDSEKNRALLAWGERIYESSLGDERNAIGQLIAGFEAVLDRQNEVEIAKARNEFELRLQQLDLEEWV, from the coding sequence ATGACCATTCTTGCCATCGATCTCGGTACCACCAACAGCGCCTGCGCCATATGGCGCGACAATGAAGCTGTCGTCATTCCCAACAAGCTCGGCGAGCTCCTTACCCCATCGGTCATCGGTATCGATGGCAGCGGAGAGATCCTGGTGGGCCGCGCGGCCAAAGAGCGTTTGATTACCTGTCCCGACGATACGGTGGCTGTATTCAAGCGCTTGATGGGAACCAGTCACAAAGTGGTAATCGGCCGCCAGACATTCACCGCGGTGGAGCTATCGTCACTGGTGATCAAATCCCTGAAAGAAGATGCCGAGGCTTTCCTCGGGGAGCCCATCGAGCAGGCGGTCATTAGCGTACCGGCGTACTTCAACGACAACCAGCGCTACGCCACCAAGAAGGCGGGGGAACTCGCCGGGCTGAATGTAAATCGGCTGATCAACGAGCCAACGGCCGCGGCCATGGCCTACGGACTGCATGAGAAGAAGGAAGGCACCTTTGTAATTGTCGACCTGGGCGGCGGTACCCTCGACGTCACGGTGCTGGAATTTTTTGAAGGCGTTATGCAGGTGCACGCTTCTTCCGGCGATAATTTTCTCGGCGGCGAAGATTTTGTCGAGGCTATGGTGGAAGCGGTATTGAAGCTGGTGGAGTGTAAAGCGAGCGAGCTGACATCGGCGGAAAAGCACCAGCTACACATGAAAATGGAAACCGCCAAGCGTCGCATATCTTCTGCCCCCCAGAAAATTGAATTCAGCGTGGCAGGCACTTCCAAAACAGCCACTGTGGATAGCGATTGGTTCAACCGCGCAATGACCCCACTGCTGGTGCGCCTGCAACGGCCCGTCGAAAATGCCATGCGCGACGCGGGAATCTCACCTCAGCAAATTGACGAAGTGGTGCTTGTGGGCGGCTCTACCAAACTTGCGGCCGTGCGCTCTGCAGTGGGAAAAATTTTCCGACGGCTGCCCGCGTGTACCATTGACCCGGATTTCGCCGTGGTGCGCGGTGGTGCAGTGCAGGCCGGTCTCATGGAAAAAAATGCCGCGCTGGACGATATGGTGCTGACGGATGTCTGTCCGTTTACCCTCGGGATCGATTCGACCACCACGGTCAATGGCCAGCTGGTACCCACCTACACGCCCATAATCGAACGCAATGCCACGGTGCCGGTGAGCCGGGTGGAGCGTTTTTCGACGGTGAACGACAACCAAACGAAAATTGCCGTGAAGGTGTATCAGGGAGAGCACCGACAGACTTCAAAAAATGTCTTTCTCGGCAGTCTTGATGTGGCCGTTCCCAGTAACAAGGGCGGGGAGGAATCCATTGATGTGCGTTTCAGTTACGACATGAATGGAATCCTGGATGTGGACGTTACGGTGATCAGTACCGGGCGGAAATACAACAAGGTCATCAAGAACTCTCCAGCAAGCCTCAGTGAAGAGGAGTTTCGTAATTCCCTGAATCGCCTCGAAAAACTGAAATTCCACCCCCGCGACAGTGAAAAGAACCGTGCTCTTTTGGCCTGGGGGGAGCGGATCTACGAATCCTCCCTTGGCGACGAGCGCAACGCGATCGGTCAGTTGATTGCCGGTTTCGAAGCGGTACTGGATCGGCAAAATGAGGTTGAAATTGCCAAGGCGCGCAATGAATTCGAGCTCCGCCTGCAGCAGCTGGATCTGGAGGAGTGGGTGTGA
- a CDS encoding ABC transporter transmembrane domain-containing protein produces the protein MSARQMMGALWQFVRPYKAILTGAVVALVFTAVVTLSIGQGVRLLVDQGLTGDTSEALAHAVLVLMVLAVLMAAGTYARHYLVSWLGERVVADLRNAVFAHIVTLHPSYFETNRSGEIMSRLTTDTTLLQHIIGSSFSMALRSALMFVGALALLLFTNLKLSLLVLVGVPLVLMPIVLYGRRVRKLSKASQDSIADVGTYAGEIIQHIKTVQSYTREQHETQAFAREVETAFDVAKRRIRQRSLLVSVVILLMFGAVGTLLWVGGNDMIAGRMSSGDLAAFVFYAIMMGSAVATISEVYGELQRATGATERLVDLLNVKAEIPVSDGSAHPELSTEKGEARMAFEAVEFRYPSRPDHPAIHGLNLDVAAGKSLALVGPSGAGKSTLLELLQRFYDPQHGRITLNGTDIRELDTHTLRRQMAVVPQQPALFTADVWYNIRYGKPDASDEEVIAAARAAHAHDFIQQLPDGYNSHLGEQGTRLSGGQKQRIAIARAILKDPKILLLDEATSALDAESEHHVQQALQALMKNRTTIVIAHRLATILHADRIAVLDQGQVVAQGTHAELVQTSPLYKRLAELQFQNAEMKKPVDEV, from the coding sequence ATGAGCGCCCGCCAAATGATGGGTGCGCTCTGGCAGTTTGTCCGGCCGTACAAAGCGATACTCACGGGCGCGGTGGTGGCGCTGGTATTTACTGCGGTTGTCACCCTGTCTATCGGCCAGGGCGTTCGCCTGCTGGTGGACCAGGGGCTGACCGGGGATACCAGCGAGGCCCTCGCCCACGCGGTGCTGGTGCTCATGGTACTGGCGGTGCTGATGGCCGCGGGCACCTATGCGCGTCACTACCTGGTGTCTTGGTTGGGTGAGCGCGTGGTGGCGGATCTGCGCAACGCGGTGTTCGCGCATATCGTCACCCTGCACCCGAGCTACTTCGAGACCAACCGCAGCGGCGAGATCATGTCCCGCCTCACCACCGACACCACCCTGCTGCAACACATCATCGGCAGCTCCTTCTCGATGGCGCTGCGCAGCGCACTGATGTTTGTCGGCGCCCTGGCGCTGCTGCTGTTCACCAACCTGAAACTGAGCCTGCTGGTGCTGGTGGGGGTGCCGCTGGTGTTGATGCCCATCGTGCTCTATGGCCGCCGGGTGCGAAAGCTGTCCAAGGCCAGCCAGGACTCCATCGCTGATGTGGGCACTTACGCTGGGGAAATCATCCAGCACATCAAAACCGTGCAGAGCTACACCCGCGAGCAACACGAAACCCAGGCGTTCGCTAGGGAAGTGGAAACCGCCTTTGACGTGGCCAAGCGGCGCATACGCCAGCGCTCGCTGCTGGTGTCCGTCGTGATCCTGCTGATGTTCGGCGCCGTCGGCACCCTGTTGTGGGTGGGCGGCAACGACATGATTGCCGGGCGCATGAGCAGTGGCGACCTCGCCGCCTTCGTGTTCTACGCGATCATGATGGGCTCCGCCGTCGCCACCATTTCCGAAGTCTACGGCGAACTGCAGCGTGCCACCGGCGCTACCGAGCGGCTGGTGGACCTGTTGAATGTGAAAGCGGAAATTCCGGTGAGCGATGGCAGTGCACACCCAGAGTTATCCACAGAAAAAGGCGAAGCGCGCATGGCCTTCGAGGCAGTGGAATTCCGCTACCCCTCGCGACCGGATCACCCCGCCATACACGGCCTCAATCTCGATGTCGCCGCCGGCAAAAGCCTGGCGCTGGTAGGTCCCTCCGGCGCCGGCAAATCCACCCTGCTGGAACTGCTGCAGCGCTTCTACGACCCGCAACACGGGCGCATCACCCTGAACGGCACCGACATCCGCGAGCTGGATACCCATACCCTGCGCCGCCAGATGGCGGTGGTGCCGCAGCAGCCGGCGCTGTTCACCGCCGATGTCTGGTACAACATCCGCTACGGCAAGCCCGATGCCAGCGACGAGGAGGTTATTGCCGCCGCCAGGGCAGCCCACGCCCACGACTTTATCCAGCAACTGCCGGACGGCTACAACAGCCATCTGGGCGAGCAGGGCACGCGTCTCTCCGGTGGCCAGAAGCAGCGCATCGCTATCGCCCGCGCGATTCTCAAAGATCCGAAAATTCTGCTGCTGGACGAGGCCACCAGTGCGCTGGATGCCGAGAGCGAGCACCACGTGCAGCAGGCGCTGCAGGCACTGATGAAAAACCGCACCACCATCGTCATCGCCCACCGCCTGGCCACTATCCTGCACGCCGATCGCATTGCGGTACTGGATCAGGGGCAGGTGGTCGCACAGGGCACCCATGCGGAGCTGGTGCAGACATCGCCGCTGTACAAGCGCCTGGCGGAGTTGCAGTTTCAGAATGCAGAAATGAAAAAGCCGGTCGACGAAGTGTGA
- a CDS encoding VOC family protein, producing MKSNCMHLAIPAGDLETAKKFYCDVLGCKSGNGEAGRWVDIDFWGNELTLHQSEEQLPNVRHDVDIGAVAVPHFGAHLPNDEFQELKARIEAAGLEYLDKPYLRFAGNEYEQETFFIKDPNGNVLEMKSMKNPELMFK from the coding sequence ATGAAATCCAACTGCATGCACCTGGCCATTCCCGCCGGGGACCTGGAAACCGCGAAGAAGTTTTACTGCGATGTGCTCGGTTGCAAGAGCGGCAATGGCGAAGCGGGGCGCTGGGTGGATATCGACTTCTGGGGCAACGAACTCACCCTGCACCAGAGCGAGGAACAGCTGCCCAATGTGCGCCACGATGTGGATATAGGTGCGGTGGCGGTGCCGCACTTTGGCGCGCATCTGCCGAATGATGAATTCCAGGAACTCAAGGCCCGCATTGAAGCCGCCGGCCTGGAATACCTGGATAAACCCTATCTTCGGTTTGCCGGCAATGAATACGAGCAGGAAACATTTTTCATCAAGGACCCCAACGGCAATGTGCTGGAGATGAAGTCGATGAAAAATCCGGAACTGATGTTCAAATAA
- a CDS encoding cold-shock protein, translated as MSNTVKGTVKWFDEAKGFGFIAQQSGPDVFAHFSAIASTGFRTLTEGQAVEFTVTQGKKGPQAENIVVV; from the coding sequence ATGTCCAATACAGTGAAAGGAACCGTTAAGTGGTTCGACGAAGCTAAAGGTTTTGGTTTTATTGCGCAGCAGTCCGGTCCGGACGTATTCGCACACTTCAGCGCGATCGCCAGCACCGGCTTCCGCACCCTGACCGAAGGCCAGGCCGTTGAGTTCACCGTAACTCAAGGCAAAAAAGGCCCGCAGGCTGAAAACATCGTAGTCGTATAA
- a CDS encoding ABC-F family ATPase has product MITTANITMQFGAEPLFENISAKFGNGNRYGLIGANGCGKSTFMKILSGALTPSAGNVSIAPGCTLGILSQDQFAFEEYTVVDAVIMGDTRLWEIKQERDRIYSLPEMTEEDGMRVADLEVQFAELDGYSAESRAGEILLQAGIEESFHFGLMKQVAPGWKLRVLLAQALFADPDILLLDEPTNNLDIHTIQWLAEVLNQRKSTMIIISHDRHFLNQVCTHMADIDYGDLRIFPGNYEDFVAASTLIQDQLHAENAKKTAELEELQSFVNRFSANASKAKQASSRAKKMEKIQLAEIKPSSRVKPYITFQQCKKLHRQAVELESLSHGFDGESLFNKGELLLEAGARLAVIGENGVGKTTFLRCLVNEIQANGGTVKWSENAAIGYCPQDSSADFDNDLTIFEWMSQWRQPKHDDLTVRGMLGRLLFTADDANKKARVCSGGEKNRLLFGKLMMMDTNVLIMDEPTNHLDMESIEALNKALLKYEGTLIFVSHDREFVSSLATRVVEIKDQSLIDFQGTYEEYLAHRESTARAA; this is encoded by the coding sequence TTGATTACCACCGCCAACATCACCATGCAGTTCGGTGCCGAACCGCTGTTTGAAAACATCTCCGCGAAGTTCGGTAACGGCAACCGCTATGGCCTGATCGGGGCCAACGGCTGCGGCAAGTCCACCTTTATGAAGATCCTGAGCGGTGCCCTCACGCCCAGCGCCGGCAATGTCTCCATTGCCCCCGGCTGCACCCTCGGCATCCTGAGCCAGGACCAGTTCGCGTTCGAGGAATACACCGTGGTGGACGCGGTGATCATGGGCGATACACGCCTGTGGGAAATCAAGCAGGAGCGCGACCGCATTTATTCGCTGCCGGAAATGACCGAGGAAGACGGCATGCGCGTGGCGGATCTGGAAGTGCAGTTCGCCGAGCTGGACGGCTACAGTGCGGAGAGCCGCGCGGGCGAGATCCTGCTGCAGGCGGGCATTGAGGAATCCTTTCACTTCGGTCTGATGAAGCAGGTAGCCCCGGGCTGGAAACTGCGGGTGCTGCTGGCACAGGCGCTGTTTGCCGACCCGGATATCCTGCTGCTGGACGAGCCGACCAACAACCTGGATATCCACACCATCCAGTGGCTGGCGGAAGTACTGAACCAGCGCAAGTCCACCATGATCATCATCTCCCACGACCGCCACTTCCTGAATCAGGTGTGCACGCACATGGCGGACATCGACTACGGTGACCTGCGCATCTTCCCCGGCAACTACGAGGATTTTGTTGCGGCCTCCACCCTGATCCAGGACCAGCTGCACGCGGAGAACGCGAAGAAGACGGCCGAACTGGAAGAGCTGCAATCGTTTGTAAACCGCTTCTCCGCGAACGCGTCCAAGGCCAAGCAGGCCAGCTCGCGCGCTAAGAAGATGGAGAAGATCCAGCTGGCAGAAATCAAACCCTCCAGCCGCGTTAAACCCTACATCACCTTCCAGCAGTGCAAGAAGCTGCACCGCCAGGCAGTGGAACTGGAAAGCCTGAGCCACGGTTTTGATGGCGAATCATTATTCAACAAGGGTGAGCTGCTGCTGGAAGCCGGCGCGCGCCTCGCGGTCATCGGCGAGAACGGTGTGGGCAAGACCACCTTCCTGCGCTGCCTGGTGAATGAGATCCAGGCCAACGGCGGCACCGTGAAATGGTCCGAGAACGCGGCCATCGGTTACTGCCCGCAGGACAGCTCCGCGGACTTCGATAACGATCTCACCATCTTCGAGTGGATGTCCCAGTGGCGCCAGCCCAAGCACGATGACTTGACCGTACGCGGCATGCTCGGCCGCCTGCTGTTTACCGCCGACGACGCCAACAAAAAAGCACGCGTGTGCTCCGGTGGTGAAAAGAACCGCCTGCTGTTCGGCAAGCTGATGATGATGGACACCAACGTGCTCATCATGGACGAGCCCACCAACCACCTGGATATGGAATCCATCGAGGCGCTGAACAAGGCGCTGCTGAAGTACGAAGGCACATTGATTTTCGTGAGCCACGACCGCGAGTTTGTTTCCTCGCTGGCGACCCGCGTAGTGGAGATCAAGGATCAGTCGTTGATCGACTTCCAGGGTACCTACGAAGAGTATCTGGCGCACCGCGAGAGCACGGCGCGCGCAGCCTGA
- a CDS encoding serine/threonine-protein kinase translates to MTHSDLHIPGYTVHGPIGQGGMASVYLATQESLNRKVAIKVLRNSAHDTSGAQLNERFINEAHFIASLNNPHIITIHDISTLPGGDHYIAMEFLGGGDLDENRGRFREPAAILRLIREIAEGLSVVHEQGIIHRDVKPANILFRKDATAVLTDFGIAKDVDNNSDLTQAGLSLGSPSYSSPEQAQGQPLDITTDIYSLGVILLELLLGYNPFKGDSHTCTAINHIQQALPPLPAKYAYLTPLLAQMLAKSPADRFRDCDALVAAINPLLDPTAPAQVAGTKPATFKMPTWLAVKPRLLLPVLGVVAAILLVFALGYESETDREIKRLLQQAEVRLQDARYIAPEQDNARYYYRQVLLLDEDNRDALEGLVRVTEKLVEDYVTRGAEALERGKLNSPRGSSALYYYREALALDAENPQAQAGINQIVDEFAHRARTNLLENDLGSADRNVKRGLNIQPDDAELLALRQEINQKMPAAKRLIRDVFGKLREKIDKDG, encoded by the coding sequence ATGACCCACTCCGATCTCCATATCCCCGGTTACACCGTGCACGGCCCCATCGGCCAGGGCGGAATGGCATCGGTTTATCTGGCCACCCAGGAATCCCTCAACCGCAAGGTGGCGATCAAGGTACTGCGCAACAGCGCGCATGACACCAGTGGGGCGCAGCTGAACGAGCGCTTTATCAATGAGGCGCACTTCATTGCCAGCCTCAACAACCCACACATCATCACGATCCACGATATTTCTACCCTGCCCGGTGGCGATCACTACATCGCCATGGAATTTCTCGGCGGTGGCGACCTGGATGAGAACCGCGGGCGCTTCCGCGAACCGGCGGCGATTCTGCGACTGATCCGCGAGATTGCCGAGGGGCTGTCGGTGGTGCACGAGCAGGGCATCATCCACCGGGATGTGAAGCCGGCGAATATCCTGTTCCGCAAGGATGCCACCGCGGTGCTCACCGACTTCGGTATTGCCAAGGATGTGGATAACAATTCCGACCTCACCCAGGCCGGCCTCAGCCTCGGTAGTCCGTCCTACAGCAGCCCGGAGCAGGCCCAGGGGCAGCCGCTGGATATCACCACGGATATCTACAGCCTCGGCGTGATCCTGCTGGAGCTGCTTTTGGGCTATAACCCCTTCAAGGGCGACAGCCACACCTGCACCGCGATCAACCATATCCAGCAAGCGCTGCCGCCACTGCCGGCGAAATATGCCTACCTGACGCCGCTGCTGGCACAGATGCTGGCGAAGTCGCCCGCTGACCGTTTCCGGGACTGCGATGCGCTGGTGGCCGCAATCAACCCGCTGCTCGACCCGACCGCCCCCGCGCAGGTGGCCGGGACCAAACCCGCAACCTTCAAGATGCCAACCTGGCTCGCGGTCAAGCCGCGCCTGTTGCTACCGGTACTGGGTGTGGTCGCGGCGATACTGCTGGTGTTTGCGCTGGGCTACGAAAGCGAGACCGACCGCGAGATCAAACGCCTGCTGCAGCAGGCCGAGGTCCGCTTGCAGGATGCGCGCTATATCGCCCCAGAGCAGGACAATGCGCGCTACTACTACCGCCAGGTACTGCTGCTCGACGAGGACAACCGCGATGCGCTCGAGGGCCTGGTGCGAGTGACCGAAAAGCTGGTGGAGGACTATGTGACGCGCGGTGCCGAGGCGCTGGAGCGTGGCAAACTCAACAGTCCCAGGGGTAGCAGTGCGCTTTACTACTATCGCGAGGCGCTGGCGCTGGATGCGGAGAACCCGCAGGCACAGGCAGGAATCAACCAGATCGTGGATGAATTCGCCCACCGCGCCCGCACCAACCTGCTGGAAAACGACCTGGGGAGCGCCGACCGCAATGTCAAACGCGGTCTGAATATTCAGCCGGACGATGCGGAATTGCTGGCGCTGCGCCAGGAGATCAACCAAAAAATGCCGGCGGCGAAGCGGCTGATACGCGATGTGTTTGGCAAGTTGCGGGAAAAAATCGACAAAGATGGCTGA
- a CDS encoding DUF3667 domain-containing protein — translation MSNTDTLPDQDLIASPQHSDLATRACEDSASTPAAPHCGNCGVLLLGPHCHACGQPEKSLVRQFPELIGDFFGTVFGLDSRIARTLGPLLVNPGFLTSEYFAGRRVRYVSPVRLFVFLCLTAFFAANLSSDWRTDVSFSQVGADVTSPGVDLNSVELDITSATSVEEVLRLRDQAIKDIAEISAESGEVPGVTGLLGGVEQLVRQRAAKRIAQLDPAVVAGPAEEESQQTTVSQKITAPQIEGAPEAVNAWFARQSAKLPQNISRIAKDPNLLKDALFSAIPSTLFVMLPFFALFLGLLYVFKRRLYMEHLIVALHSHAFLSLALLLMVLMFDLRAWLTEPHTLPQALFNLALLALGLWMPVYLLLMQKRVYGQGWPMTALKFSVLGLVYFILLSTATTITALASIAGL, via the coding sequence ATGAGTAACACCGATACCCTGCCGGATCAGGACCTGATCGCCTCTCCTCAGCATTCTGACCTTGCAACACGAGCCTGCGAGGATTCCGCCAGCACGCCTGCCGCCCCCCATTGTGGCAACTGCGGAGTACTTCTGCTCGGCCCTCACTGCCACGCCTGCGGCCAGCCGGAAAAGAGCCTGGTGCGGCAATTCCCCGAGCTGATCGGTGATTTTTTTGGCACGGTGTTTGGGCTCGATTCACGCATTGCGCGCACGCTGGGCCCACTGTTGGTGAACCCTGGATTTCTGACCAGCGAATACTTCGCCGGCCGCCGTGTGCGCTATGTAAGCCCGGTACGCCTGTTTGTGTTCCTGTGCCTGACCGCCTTCTTCGCCGCAAATCTCAGCAGCGACTGGCGAACCGATGTCAGCTTCAGTCAGGTTGGCGCCGATGTAACATCGCCCGGCGTTGACCTGAACTCGGTCGAGCTCGACATCACCTCGGCCACCAGCGTGGAGGAAGTCTTGCGGTTGCGCGACCAGGCGATAAAAGACATTGCCGAGATTTCCGCGGAAAGTGGCGAGGTACCCGGAGTGACCGGGCTGCTGGGCGGCGTCGAGCAGCTCGTGCGCCAGCGTGCCGCCAAGCGCATCGCACAGCTCGACCCTGCCGTGGTCGCGGGCCCGGCCGAAGAGGAATCCCAGCAGACCACGGTATCGCAGAAGATCACAGCACCGCAGATCGAGGGAGCACCCGAGGCAGTGAATGCCTGGTTTGCTCGCCAGAGCGCGAAGCTCCCGCAGAACATTTCCCGTATCGCCAAGGACCCCAACCTGCTCAAGGACGCGCTGTTCAGTGCGATTCCCTCCACCCTGTTCGTCATGCTGCCGTTCTTTGCGCTGTTCCTCGGCCTGCTGTATGTGTTCAAGCGCCGCCTTTATATGGAGCATCTTATTGTGGCACTCCACAGCCACGCCTTTCTGTCACTCGCGCTGCTGTTGATGGTGCTGATGTTTGACCTGCGCGCCTGGCTTACCGAGCCGCATACCTTGCCGCAGGCGCTGTTCAACCTGGCACTCCTCGCGCTGGGGTTGTGGATGCCGGTTTATCTGCTGTTGATGCAAAAGCGTGTCTATGGCCAGGGCTGGCCAATGACCGCACTGAAGTTCTCGGTGCTCGGGTTGGTGTACTTCATCCTGCTCAGCACCGCCACCACCATCACAGCACTGGCCAGTATTGCAGGCCTTTAA